One window from the genome of Litoribacterium kuwaitense encodes:
- a CDS encoding sensor domain-containing protein, which translates to MMNQDLVVLQEILDSVLFQKTNQGMVITTLEGRILAVNHQYEKLSGYKEDELIGQMHNILQADSDDPIWKELWEKGNWNGEHVSFKKDQTRYHEGLNIRTIYKKRDEPIFFLLMCSDVTEVRRKEQLLELAVKVFENMLEGIIIIDKEHKVHHVNPAFTKITGYDQSDVLGKGLNFMYTEKNGIDFFKKVQSILKEKGEWKGEVWSRRKDGGLYANRVSATGVLNEEGEIAYYVAAFSDCTTQKNKEDYLYKLAHVDVVTQLPNRRSFEERLEMAIHTAREYNKKVALIFIDLDCFKKVNDEYGHTVGDKLLRMVGERLEKLLGDHATVGRWGGDEFTLILENCHDLSEVTATAKSIHDALAKPFLLDEGLQHIKPNIGISVYPEDGLQADELIEKADKAMYIAKKEEHRFRYYSKSVVDVHSSVNQLSDRIKQGMADNEFFLLYQPQLSLATGKLVGMEALLRWNKKGEGLVSPAEFIPLAEETGQIVELGAWVIQMVCEQIQCWAEETRLTYPVSINISALQLEDPHFVEKVKHIISSTGIEAAYLRFELTESVFIKDQERMIQRLNECKELGIQFALDDFGTGYSSLSYLKRLPVNELKIDQSFLKDMLLDGSNATIVSAVIDIAHSLGIRVVAEGIELEDQELFLKKQNCDVGQGYLYSRPIPGEEIKNKWLRSSSRKTRVTSVTVK; encoded by the coding sequence ATGATGAATCAAGATTTGGTCGTGCTTCAAGAAATATTAGATAGTGTCTTATTTCAGAAAACCAATCAAGGTATGGTGATTACGACGTTGGAAGGGCGCATCCTCGCGGTTAATCATCAATATGAAAAGCTTTCAGGTTATAAAGAAGATGAATTGATTGGACAAATGCACAACATACTGCAAGCCGATTCTGATGACCCGATTTGGAAAGAGTTATGGGAAAAAGGGAATTGGAATGGTGAGCACGTTAGCTTTAAGAAGGACCAAACGAGATATCATGAAGGACTTAATATTAGAACCATCTATAAAAAAAGAGACGAGCCAATATTCTTTCTTCTAATGTGCTCGGATGTTACAGAAGTACGAAGGAAAGAGCAGTTACTGGAGCTGGCCGTAAAAGTGTTTGAAAATATGCTTGAAGGGATCATCATTATTGATAAAGAGCATAAAGTTCATCACGTGAATCCGGCATTTACAAAAATTACAGGGTATGATCAATCTGACGTCTTAGGAAAAGGCTTAAATTTTATGTATACCGAAAAGAATGGCATCGACTTTTTTAAAAAAGTGCAGAGTATACTTAAGGAAAAAGGTGAATGGAAAGGTGAAGTATGGAGTAGACGAAAAGACGGGGGATTGTATGCGAATCGGGTTTCTGCAACAGGTGTCTTAAATGAAGAAGGGGAAATCGCTTATTACGTAGCAGCGTTTTCAGATTGCACGACACAAAAAAACAAAGAGGATTATTTATATAAGCTTGCGCATGTTGATGTAGTAACACAGCTTCCGAATCGTCGCTCTTTTGAAGAACGTTTAGAGATGGCGATACATACAGCCAGAGAATACAACAAAAAAGTGGCGCTGATCTTTATCGACTTAGACTGTTTTAAAAAGGTCAATGATGAATATGGGCACACTGTTGGAGACAAGCTGCTTCGAATGGTCGGTGAGCGATTGGAGAAATTGCTTGGTGATCACGCTACTGTTGGCCGCTGGGGTGGCGACGAGTTTACGTTAATTTTAGAGAACTGTCATGATCTCTCTGAAGTAACGGCTACGGCAAAAAGCATCCATGATGCGCTGGCTAAACCTTTTTTGTTAGATGAGGGCTTGCAGCATATTAAGCCGAACATCGGTATATCTGTGTATCCGGAAGACGGGCTTCAGGCAGATGAATTAATCGAAAAAGCAGATAAAGCGATGTATATTGCCAAAAAAGAAGAACACCGTTTTCGGTATTACTCAAAAAGTGTCGTCGACGTTCATTCGTCAGTGAATCAATTATCTGATCGAATTAAGCAAGGAATGGCAGACAATGAATTTTTCCTTCTCTATCAACCGCAACTATCTTTAGCCACGGGAAAGCTTGTCGGAATGGAAGCATTATTGAGGTGGAACAAGAAAGGTGAAGGGCTTGTATCTCCAGCTGAGTTTATCCCACTTGCCGAAGAAACGGGGCAAATTGTTGAGCTTGGTGCTTGGGTCATTCAAATGGTTTGCGAACAAATTCAATGTTGGGCTGAGGAAACGCGCTTAACCTATCCGGTGTCAATTAATATCTCAGCATTGCAATTGGAGGATCCACATTTTGTTGAGAAAGTAAAGCATATCATTTCTTCGACAGGCATTGAAGCAGCGTATTTACGTTTTGAGCTGACAGAGAGCGTGTTTATTAAAGACCAGGAGCGGATGATCCAACGTCTAAATGAATGTAAGGAATTAGGCATTCAATTTGCTTTAGATGATTTTGGAACAGGGTACTCTTCACTATCCTATTTGAAAAGGCTGCCAGTTAATGAGTTAAAAATTGATCAGTCATTTTTAAAAGATATGCTCCTTGATGGAAGCAATGCGACGATTGTTTCTGCAGTCATAGACATTGCTCATTCTCTAGGCATTCGTGTTGTTGCTGAAGGAATCGAATTAGAGGATCAGGAACTCTTTCTCAAAAAACAAAATTGTGATGTCGGACAAGGATATTTGTACAGCCGACCTATCCCTGGTGAAGAAATTAAAAACAAGTGGTTACGATCTTCTTCAAGAAAAACGCGTGTAACATCTGTGACTGTGAAGTAG
- a CDS encoding CAP domain-containing protein, with product MMKGIIIGSVLCTSVFAGGQATGEHQNVDVPKSLDREKIESILENHDLKLADLEGKTIKEILAELKEQKKKPEPEPEKETNKPEKPKQPEKDTEKPEESEVENKPEADKEGKEESEQVTQKPDPVTPPQGNGNTNPSEDQGETVNAELTAEEQQMLSLVNEARQAQGLQPLKADAELTKVARVKAQDMIDNNYFAHQSPTYGSPFDMMKQFGVTYRTAGENLAGNQTVEKAHTALMNSQGHRENILKSEYTNVGIGIVDGGPYGKMFVQLFKG from the coding sequence ATGATGAAAGGAATTATTATTGGGTCGGTTCTTTGTACATCAGTCTTTGCAGGAGGACAAGCCACAGGAGAGCATCAGAATGTTGACGTTCCAAAATCACTCGATCGAGAAAAGATTGAATCAATTTTGGAAAATCATGATCTGAAACTTGCCGATTTGGAAGGAAAAACCATCAAGGAAATTTTGGCAGAGTTAAAAGAGCAAAAAAAGAAACCAGAACCTGAGCCAGAAAAAGAAACAAATAAGCCAGAAAAACCTAAGCAACCAGAAAAAGATACAGAAAAACCAGAAGAATCTGAAGTTGAAAATAAGCCTGAAGCTGATAAAGAAGGAAAAGAAGAATCTGAGCAAGTTACACAAAAACCAGATCCTGTTACACCTCCTCAAGGGAATGGAAATACAAACCCTTCTGAAGATCAAGGTGAAACAGTCAATGCAGAGCTTACTGCTGAAGAACAGCAAATGCTGTCTCTCGTCAACGAAGCGCGTCAAGCTCAAGGGCTTCAGCCATTAAAAGCTGATGCAGAATTGACAAAGGTAGCCCGTGTTAAAGCTCAAGATATGATTGATAATAACTATTTTGCTCACCAGTCACCAACTTACGGCTCCCCTTTTGATATGATGAAGCAATTTGGGGTTACGTATCGGACTGCTGGCGAGAATTTAGCAGGAAATCAAACTGTTGAAAAAGCGCATACAGCGTTGATGAATTCGCAAGGGCATCGTGAAAACATCCTGAAAAGCGAATATACAAATGTAGGTATCGGTATTGTTGATGGCGGACCTTACGGCAAAATGTTTGTACAATTATTCAAAGGATAA
- the spoVAE gene encoding stage V sporulation protein AE → MEAFFWAFLIGGLICVVGQLLMDIGGLTPAHTLSLLVVVGAVLSAFGLYDRLIDFAGAGATVPIVSFGNSLVKGAMEEAAQNGLIGVVSGMFEVTSAGISSAIIFAFIGSLLFKARG, encoded by the coding sequence ATGGAAGCATTTTTCTGGGCCTTTCTCATAGGAGGACTGATCTGTGTCGTCGGCCAATTGTTAATGGATATAGGAGGACTAACACCAGCACATACACTTAGTTTACTTGTCGTCGTTGGAGCCGTGTTATCTGCTTTCGGTCTGTACGACCGCCTCATCGACTTTGCAGGTGCAGGTGCGACCGTTCCTATTGTTAGTTTTGGTAATTCTCTCGTCAAAGGAGCGATGGAAGAAGCTGCCCAAAACGGCTTGATCGGCGTCGTTTCTGGGATGTTTGAGGTCACTTCGGCAGGTATATCTTCCGCGATCATTTTCGCCTTTATTGGCTCTTTGCTTTTTAAAGCCAGAGGATAG
- the spoVAD gene encoding stage V sporulation protein AD, with the protein MRKGQFTVTFPTAPTIVSTGVTGGPFEGKGNLSHSFDKVYDDFYVGQASFEKAQKKLLESAFNIALEKGNIVKEDIQFVISGDLLNQITSSSFASAAVDAPYLGVFGACSTSMEGLGLAALIVDGGHADCVLTGTVSHNGAMEKQFRYPTEYGSQKPPTAQWTVTGAGAAILKANETGPKVTAATFGRVVDMGLTDPFNMGGAMAPAAVDTILRHLEDTGRTPADYDVIITGDLGKLGHSLSLEMLRDRGLDIPDDAFQDCGVLMYRENQGVQSGGSGCACSAVGMYGHFLQQMKEGHIKRMLCVATGALLSPLSYQQNESIPCIAHAVVIEQEGGTV; encoded by the coding sequence ATGAGAAAGGGTCAATTTACAGTGACATTTCCTACTGCTCCTACGATCGTTTCAACAGGTGTGACAGGCGGTCCTTTTGAAGGAAAAGGAAACCTATCACACAGCTTCGATAAGGTGTATGATGACTTTTATGTCGGGCAGGCTTCATTTGAAAAAGCGCAAAAAAAGTTACTTGAATCTGCGTTTAATATCGCTTTAGAAAAAGGAAATATCGTGAAGGAAGACATCCAATTCGTGATTAGTGGGGATTTGCTTAATCAGATTACGTCTAGCAGCTTCGCTTCAGCAGCAGTCGATGCACCATATTTAGGTGTATTTGGTGCATGTTCAACATCCATGGAAGGACTCGGACTTGCAGCCTTGATCGTTGATGGGGGCCATGCAGATTGTGTACTCACTGGAACAGTAAGCCACAATGGTGCAATGGAAAAACAGTTCCGTTATCCGACTGAGTATGGGAGTCAGAAGCCACCAACGGCGCAATGGACGGTGACAGGAGCAGGAGCAGCTATACTAAAAGCAAATGAAACCGGGCCAAAGGTCACCGCGGCCACGTTTGGTCGTGTTGTTGATATGGGGTTAACAGATCCTTTTAACATGGGAGGAGCAATGGCGCCCGCCGCGGTTGATACGATCTTGCGCCACTTAGAAGATACTGGCCGTACGCCAGCCGATTATGATGTCATCATTACTGGTGATCTCGGTAAGTTAGGTCATAGTCTTTCTTTAGAAATGCTACGAGATCGCGGCCTTGATATTCCCGATGATGCCTTTCAAGATTGCGGTGTGCTCATGTACAGAGAAAACCAAGGGGTACAATCTGGAGGAAGTGGCTGTGCTTGTTCGGCAGTGGGTATGTATGGTCACTTTTTACAGCAGATGAAAGAGGGGCATATTAAACGGATGCTTTGCGTAGCAACAGGTGCGTTGTTATCGCCTTTATCTTACCAACAAAATGAGTCAATCCCGTGCATAGCCCATGCGGTTGTCATTGAACAGGAAGGAGGCACAGTGTGA
- the spoVAC gene encoding stage V sporulation protein AC yields MAKDSTLPQQKAYQDFAKEREFKRPVVANCIRAFLFGGTICLIGQGISLFFITYFNFTEQTVGNPTVAVLIFISMLLTGFGVYDKIAQHAGAGTAVPVTGFGNAMISAAIEHRTEGYVLGVGGNMFKLAGSVIVFGTFSAFVIAIIKTILIQLGVVG; encoded by the coding sequence TTGGCAAAGGATTCAACTTTACCGCAGCAAAAAGCATATCAAGATTTTGCGAAAGAGCGTGAATTTAAGCGTCCAGTCGTGGCGAATTGTATACGAGCCTTTTTATTTGGTGGCACCATCTGTCTCATTGGTCAAGGCATTAGCTTATTTTTTATCACCTACTTTAATTTTACAGAACAAACGGTAGGAAACCCTACAGTGGCGGTCTTGATCTTTATTTCTATGCTGCTTACCGGTTTTGGGGTTTATGACAAAATAGCTCAGCATGCTGGAGCAGGGACGGCTGTCCCCGTCACAGGTTTCGGCAATGCAATGATCTCTGCAGCGATCGAGCATCGAACAGAAGGGTATGTCCTTGGTGTGGGCGGTAATATGTTTAAACTGGCTGGCTCAGTCATTGTTTTTGGGACATTTTCAGCGTTCGTCATCGCCATCATTAAGACGATATTGATTCAGCTAGGAGTGGTTGGATGA
- a CDS encoding YhcN/YlaJ family sporulation lipoprotein → MKSTFVRLLLISSMIMIVSACQNQQSAQESEQLLHLSNNSTAIDQSRSHEYEEIIKRNPEIQEAEAVNGDKEMLLAYAVKQANRFRMEEIDKKLKSQLSHMDPPPIHEVTLSSDQKLLNEVKKLKKELAEKDLSKKEMNDRIKKLIMLSYETT, encoded by the coding sequence GTGAAATCTACATTTGTTCGGTTGTTGCTTATTAGCAGTATGATTATGATCGTCAGTGCTTGTCAAAATCAACAATCTGCTCAAGAGAGCGAACAGTTGCTTCATTTATCGAATAACTCGACGGCGATCGATCAAAGCCGCTCACATGAATATGAAGAAATCATTAAGCGTAACCCGGAGATTCAAGAAGCAGAGGCAGTAAATGGGGATAAGGAAATGCTTCTTGCCTATGCAGTGAAGCAAGCCAATCGCTTTCGGATGGAAGAAATCGATAAAAAGCTAAAAAGCCAACTGTCACATATGGATCCTCCACCAATACATGAAGTGACTTTGTCCAGTGATCAAAAGCTTCTGAACGAAGTGAAAAAGTTGAAGAAAGAGCTTGCTGAAAAAGACTTATCGAAAAAAGAGATGAATGATCGGATCAAAAAATTAATTATGCTCAGCTACGAAACAACTTAA
- a CDS encoding YmaF family protein — protein MRKGVAHTHSFLIKSSTNEGHCHDLKAYLFAVNGSNEDEHIHTFKGVTSFTKGHEHIFNGQTGPPIPLPNGGHVHEVKGVVEKNGTNEDVSVAYDFFKKANHQHSYKGFTGLTIGTWR, from the coding sequence ATCAGAAAGGGCGTTGCACATACGCATTCATTTTTAATAAAATCGTCCACGAACGAAGGTCATTGTCATGACCTTAAAGCGTACCTTTTTGCTGTAAATGGCAGCAACGAAGACGAGCACATTCATACGTTTAAAGGCGTAACAAGTTTTACTAAAGGACATGAACACATTTTTAATGGGCAAACCGGTCCGCCGATCCCATTGCCAAATGGAGGGCATGTGCATGAAGTAAAAGGTGTCGTTGAAAAAAATGGTACCAATGAAGATGTAAGTGTAGCGTACGATTTCTTCAAAAAAGCCAATCATCAGCATTCATACAAAGGCTTTACCGGTCTAACAATCGGTACATGGAGATAA
- a CDS encoding ABC transporter ATP-binding protein, translated as MAIFHLEDVHWKREGRPILQNINWSVEKGEKWVVFGKNGSGKTALLNIISGNMFPSSGHIDVFGETFGSYPLWEIRKRVGWVSTALQERLRKHDSVLNTVISGKFASIGIYEEIYEEDRAKAKEILRTLKMESFADHPYVTLSQGEKQRILLARALMADPELLILDEPCTGLDLPSREGLLQSIEDMARAREITIIYVTHHTEEVLPLFNKTLLLRNGMVMEKGATAELMTSEMLTKALDLPIEVEKINGRYYTMVENAAAFSNTYEGW; from the coding sequence ATGGCTATTTTTCACTTAGAGGATGTACATTGGAAACGCGAAGGGCGTCCAATTTTACAAAACATCAATTGGTCGGTTGAAAAAGGAGAGAAATGGGTCGTATTTGGGAAAAATGGATCGGGGAAAACAGCGTTACTAAACATCATTAGCGGGAATATGTTTCCTTCATCGGGGCATATTGATGTTTTTGGGGAAACGTTTGGATCATATCCGCTTTGGGAAATTCGGAAACGGGTTGGCTGGGTGAGCACCGCTCTACAAGAACGACTACGGAAGCATGACAGCGTTTTAAATACAGTAATTAGCGGGAAATTTGCCTCGATCGGGATTTATGAAGAGATATATGAAGAAGACCGGGCAAAGGCAAAAGAGATCTTACGTACGCTTAAAATGGAATCGTTTGCTGATCATCCGTACGTCACACTATCCCAAGGTGAAAAGCAACGGATCTTATTAGCTCGAGCCTTAATGGCAGATCCCGAATTACTCATCCTTGACGAACCTTGCACAGGTTTAGATCTTCCTTCACGTGAAGGGCTTCTTCAGTCGATAGAAGACATGGCTAGAGCGCGCGAGATCACTATCATTTACGTCACTCATCATACAGAAGAGGTCTTACCGTTGTTTAACAAAACATTGCTCTTACGAAATGGGATGGTCATGGAGAAAGGTGCAACGGCAGAGCTGATGACATCCGAGATGTTGACTAAAGCTTTAGACTTACCGATTGAAGTAGAAAAAATCAATGGCCGATATTATACGATGGTGGAAAATGCAGCAGCGTTTTCAAATACATATGAAGGCTGGTGA
- a CDS encoding monovalent cation:proton antiporter family protein, protein MEHGPSVTSLVVVLLAAFLTPILLKKFRLTIIPVVVAEILVGLILGPSVFDLVQEDQWLETLSTLGFIFLMFLSGLEIDFSVFLNKKKQKRLSDGQNEPNTFRVASIIFIGIFLISYLLSLLLVWAGFTDNAFFMTLVISTISLGVVVPTLKETGIMKQSIGQIILLVAVIADLVTMILLAVFVSFYQEGGNIWLLLILFVAGILLYFIGKFFKSRTFFETMSTGTIQIGTRAIFTLIILLVGLSESVGAENILGAFLAGVLVSLLSPNRELVSQLDSFGYGFLIPIFFVMVGVDLNLIELFSDPMVFILIPLLLLALLISKVVPVLVLKRWYDMKTVLGSGYLLTSTLSLVIAASTIGQDIGVISTQTGSSLILLAVVACIISPILFKKVFPEQPSVIEKQKVMVFGANQLTLPLSSDLDGEQYDVSLYHTEQNKQREEIEKVRSSHFTVHYIRDYELDTLQALDIHESDIVVAATGNDEVNSFIAKKALEGQVEHVVARVENPSKGENLVEQGVHTFSSFFSTQSMLRALIVTPSVASIFSTSEEGFNEIELENHEFDGVELRKFPFFGDAIVVRIFRGGESIVPHGDTTLKTGDRLIVTGSQDSVSELREVLS, encoded by the coding sequence ATGGAACACGGACCTTCTGTTACATCATTAGTCGTCGTACTGCTTGCTGCATTTTTAACTCCCATTTTATTGAAAAAATTTCGCTTAACAATTATTCCAGTTGTCGTCGCAGAAATTCTTGTTGGTCTCATCCTAGGCCCAAGTGTTTTTGACCTTGTCCAAGAAGATCAATGGCTTGAAACTTTATCCACGCTCGGATTTATTTTTCTCATGTTTCTAAGTGGACTGGAGATTGACTTCTCGGTATTTCTCAACAAGAAGAAACAAAAACGACTCTCGGATGGACAAAATGAACCGAATACGTTTCGTGTAGCTTCAATCATTTTTATTGGCATCTTCCTCATTTCCTATCTGCTTTCGTTACTTCTCGTGTGGGCAGGATTTACGGACAATGCCTTTTTCATGACGTTGGTCATTTCAACGATTTCACTTGGCGTTGTCGTGCCAACGTTAAAAGAAACAGGCATTATGAAACAAAGCATCGGGCAAATTATTTTACTTGTCGCTGTCATTGCTGATCTTGTGACGATGATTCTACTTGCTGTATTTGTGTCATTTTACCAAGAAGGTGGAAACATCTGGCTACTCTTAATTCTTTTTGTCGCTGGAATCCTTCTCTACTTCATTGGTAAGTTTTTCAAAAGCCGTACTTTTTTCGAAACAATGTCTACGGGGACCATCCAAATTGGCACACGAGCGATTTTTACATTAATTATCTTGCTCGTCGGCCTTTCTGAAAGTGTCGGTGCAGAAAACATTCTTGGTGCATTTTTAGCAGGGGTTCTCGTCTCACTATTATCACCGAACCGAGAATTGGTCAGTCAATTAGATTCTTTTGGGTACGGGTTTTTAATTCCCATTTTCTTCGTCATGGTTGGGGTCGATCTGAATTTAATTGAGCTGTTTTCTGATCCAATGGTATTTATCTTAATTCCTTTATTATTACTCGCTCTCTTAATATCAAAAGTCGTACCTGTTCTTGTGTTAAAGCGCTGGTATGACATGAAGACAGTCCTTGGATCAGGCTATCTGCTGACCTCTACGCTGTCGCTCGTTATTGCGGCTTCAACAATTGGTCAAGATATTGGTGTCATTTCAACACAAACAGGTTCATCATTGATTTTACTTGCCGTTGTCGCATGTATCATTTCGCCGATTTTGTTTAAAAAGGTTTTCCCAGAGCAACCTTCTGTAATCGAGAAACAGAAAGTCATGGTATTTGGAGCAAATCAGCTCACCCTTCCATTGTCGTCTGACCTTGACGGGGAGCAATACGATGTCAGCCTTTACCATACTGAGCAAAATAAACAAAGAGAAGAGATTGAAAAGGTACGTAGCTCACATTTTACCGTCCACTATATTAGAGATTATGAGCTCGATACCCTGCAAGCACTTGATATTCATGAGAGCGACATCGTTGTAGCCGCCACTGGCAACGATGAGGTAAACAGCTTTATTGCTAAAAAAGCGTTAGAGGGTCAAGTAGAGCATGTTGTCGCCCGTGTTGAAAACCCATCAAAAGGAGAAAATTTAGTTGAGCAAGGCGTTCACACGTTCTCATCCTTTTTCTCTACACAATCGATGTTACGGGCACTTATTGTCACACCTTCTGTCGCTAGCATATTCTCAACATCAGAAGAAGGTTTTAACGAAATTGAGCTTGAAAACCATGAATTTGATGGTGTGGAGCTGCGAAAATTTCCTTTCTTTGGGGATGCGATCGTCGTTCGTATTTTTCGGGGAGGCGAATCCATCGTCCCTCACGGTGACACAACACTCAAGACTGGAGACCGGTTAATTGTTACCGGCTCGCAAGACAGTGTTTCCGAACTGAGAGAGGTTTTAAGCTAA
- a CDS encoding GDSL-type esterase/lipase family protein has protein sequence MKNKKKVSLFVLLLFVIALGSLALRITLTSPTALQAKQAPEKYELNAYFAVPTPSFFQKELEIVAIGDSLTKGVGDHLKRGGYLYYVEQALRNEEIYSDINVINLGVTGLRSDELLVRLDEEPYTDELPKADHIYITIGGNDLVRIFSDNLTSLTLAPFLLEKDTFGERIQEIVEKTRALNPEAHIFLIGLYNPFSKSFSDIEEMNTIVSKWDEENQFVAQQFQNVTFIPIRDLFLDSEDNLLSADYFHPNTLGYKKMASRIYDYIQQELSANHIDRLPTGGLDTDGQHAN, from the coding sequence TTGAAAAACAAAAAGAAGGTATCCCTTTTCGTGCTTCTGCTTTTTGTTATTGCTTTAGGCAGTCTTGCCCTCAGAATTACTTTAACCTCTCCAACTGCACTTCAGGCTAAACAAGCACCAGAAAAATACGAGTTAAATGCCTATTTCGCTGTACCGACACCTTCTTTTTTCCAAAAAGAGCTAGAGATTGTGGCCATTGGTGATTCGCTTACGAAAGGTGTTGGTGATCATCTGAAACGTGGAGGTTATTTATATTATGTTGAACAGGCTTTGCGGAATGAGGAGATTTATAGCGACATCAACGTGATCAATCTAGGTGTTACTGGCTTACGATCCGATGAACTCCTCGTTCGATTAGACGAAGAGCCTTATACAGATGAGCTTCCTAAAGCAGATCATATTTATATCACCATTGGCGGCAACGATCTCGTCCGTATTTTTTCTGACAACCTGACGTCGTTAACTTTAGCCCCTTTCTTACTAGAAAAAGATACTTTTGGCGAACGAATTCAAGAGATTGTAGAAAAAACGAGAGCACTCAATCCAGAGGCACACATTTTTTTAATCGGTTTATACAACCCTTTCTCAAAATCATTTAGCGACATTGAAGAAATGAATACAATTGTTTCCAAATGGGACGAAGAAAACCAATTCGTCGCACAACAGTTTCAAAACGTTACTTTTATACCGATACGTGATCTGTTTTTAGATTCGGAAGACAATCTGCTCTCCGCCGATTATTTTCATCCAAATACACTCGGATATAAAAAAATGGCCAGCCGCATTTATGATTACATTCAACAAGAGCTTAGTGCCAATCATATCGATCGATTACCTACAGGAGGGCTTGACACCGATGGACAACATGCCAACTAA
- a CDS encoding YpmS family protein yields MDNMPTKASRKKPPWKRLFIVLCTLNAGVIVFCLWLFFGPITAPQEREPSPVVQREFYPFTIEASKADLNEVIDTFLEEQTREAVIPYTIRLEENDVRLYGTFKAFGRDVDLLLAFTPRVLPNGDLELHQSVLQVGDLSISVKMVLEYIDRHYALPSWVNVRPDSRVVSINLTEFTSTGGVSFQVEDFNLPDNQIKIQIQVPQDLIQKQPDVSVKP; encoded by the coding sequence ATGGACAACATGCCAACTAAAGCGTCTCGAAAAAAACCACCCTGGAAAAGATTATTTATCGTCTTATGCACACTAAATGCCGGTGTGATTGTTTTCTGCCTTTGGCTTTTTTTCGGACCAATTACAGCACCTCAAGAAAGGGAGCCATCTCCTGTTGTACAACGTGAGTTTTACCCCTTTACAATTGAAGCGTCCAAAGCAGATTTAAATGAAGTTATAGATACGTTTTTAGAAGAACAAACACGTGAAGCTGTCATTCCATATACAATACGTTTAGAGGAGAATGACGTTCGCTTATATGGCACTTTTAAAGCATTTGGCCGCGACGTCGACCTGCTGTTGGCTTTTACACCTCGTGTTTTACCGAATGGAGATCTCGAGCTACATCAATCCGTTTTACAAGTTGGGGACTTATCCATCTCTGTGAAAATGGTGCTGGAGTACATCGACAGACATTATGCTCTTCCTTCATGGGTCAATGTGCGCCCGGATAGCCGCGTCGTTTCGATTAATCTAACCGAATTCACCTCAACCGGAGGCGTTTCTTTTCAAGTGGAAGACTTTAATCTCCCTGATAATCAAATTAAAATCCAAATACAAGTTCCCCAGGATCTTATCCAGAAACAACCCGACGTAAGTGTTAAACCATAA
- a CDS encoding stage VI sporulation protein F, whose translation MGQNPFFDSVEKKTGVNMNDVLKLADQLQNANFKDEKTVRQVIRQVSQIANKPVSKQKEDKLVQSILKNNVPTDFSSLSKMMDKK comes from the coding sequence ATGGGACAAAATCCATTTTTTGATTCCGTCGAGAAAAAAACTGGCGTGAACATGAATGACGTGCTTAAATTAGCTGATCAATTACAAAATGCCAATTTTAAAGACGAAAAAACCGTCCGCCAAGTCATTCGTCAAGTATCTCAAATTGCAAATAAACCAGTAAGCAAGCAAAAAGAAGATAAACTCGTACAGTCCATCTTAAAAAACAACGTACCGACCGATTTTTCTTCATTGTCTAAAATGATGGATAAAAAATAG
- the vrrA gene encoding VrrA/YqfQ family protein, producing the protein MFPGPPQPPSFRPPPSFPMHGGMRMGPGINPGSMMPPAMRGMPMPPATPPTAGGGGLLKGLVQNIGSGGIDGMIGNVQNMLKLAESAAPILQQVQQYGPMLKNLPQMFKMLQSFNEINAEDSADDTENNETSIDDDVKESASDITSTPDESIPTELTGSEESIDKVIDLTERPSTPKLYI; encoded by the coding sequence ATGTTTCCAGGCCCGCCCCAGCCTCCATCCTTTCGGCCGCCCCCTTCTTTCCCTATGCACGGAGGCATGCGTATGGGTCCGGGTATTAACCCTGGCTCAATGATGCCGCCAGCTATGAGGGGAATGCCAATGCCACCAGCCACTCCTCCAACTGCTGGAGGCGGTGGTTTATTAAAAGGTTTGGTACAAAACATAGGAAGTGGCGGCATCGATGGAATGATTGGGAACGTACAAAACATGTTAAAGTTAGCTGAATCTGCCGCCCCCATTCTTCAACAAGTTCAACAATACGGGCCAATGTTAAAAAACCTTCCGCAAATGTTTAAAATGTTACAATCTTTTAACGAAATTAACGCGGAAGATTCAGCAGACGACACCGAAAATAACGAAACGTCGATTGACGATGACGTAAAAGAGTCAGCGAGTGATATCACTTCTACACCAGATGAATCGATACCTACAGAATTGACTGGCAGCGAAGAAAGCATTGACAAGGTCATCGACCTCACGGAACGACCATCCACTCCAAAGCTGTACATCTAA